The nucleotide window TAATGGACGTTCAGAACAGCAACCATTGGTGTGTCTTGCGGAAAGTTGAAGTGAAGTCGGCAGCCAAGATTGATGCGCATATAGTGCCTCCAAGGCATTTGTCTCTTTGGCTCGTCTCTCAAGGAAAGCGGCCTAAAAGCGCGAGACTTCGGATCTAACTCCTTTGGGCTTTGAGGTAGATGCTTTTTAAGGCAAGACTGGAAAATCGATGACGCCTGCAAGCAAAGCATCCGGTAACTTTTGCGATCCGGATGTCTTCAGAATGGATTGCAGAGCCGAGTATATCGGGTCATCCCGGATCGAGATGCAGGACACTCAGTGTCTGGATCGGCTATTTGTCTAGCTTAAGTGCAATGAGGCAGGCTTGAGCCAAATCACGGTTCGGTTTTTCTGCTCCCGGAACAGTCGCCCAGCCACTTTCCATAACAACGTCACGTCGCTTGTAGTTCGATGCATCCGTGATTTTGGTAAGGGTTGTCTGACGATTCAGGTCTTTGTTGGACTGATCGACACAGACCGGAACAAGGGCTGCGATCACATCGTCATGAGCCATGGACATTGCCATTTTGTTGGAGCCAGACGCTGTCATCCAGCCGCCCCACGCAAATCCGATAACACCAACGCATACCGCGCCAATCACTGCTCCATATAGTCCAGGTTTTAGCCATTCAGGGGTTTTCATGTCAGATTCTCCTACGGCAAAAGTACCGCTTTTCTGTGAGCAGGTTACTTCGCCTCTGCAGAACAGGTACTGATCAAGGTTAACCTCTCAAGACTATTTTCAGCTTGGGCGAGTTCCCCTGCCAGCCGCGACCTCGCTCCCCCTTTCGAGCGTCAATGCGAAAGAGCCGATATAGGGCTAGAAGCTCGAATCTGGGCCTAATCGGTAGAAAGATTTTCTGGTCCTGCTATAGGCACGCATCGCGGCAGTCTGAATGCGAGATCTCAGATTTTCAAAGGCTTGCCTATAGGGCTGTCTCTCTTCGTCATAGGCTTTCATAAGATGGTCAAGTGTTTCAAACGTCATGGAAAAGCGGATCTCCATGAGGCCATCATATCCGGAAAATCGTATGATCCCTGTATCCTCGTCAACGTTGCAGGTCTGGTTTGGAAAGACTAAGCCCATGATGAGCTGCGGCTGAAAAAGCCTCTCTCTTCACTGGGGTTTGTAAGGGGCTGGTCTGAGGTTTCTTCCGGCGATCCTTCTTTCGATCTGTCCATCATTTGGGCAGCCGTACACGTCGTGCTATCCTTCGTTTCCATATCCGTGTCTTTTTCTGAGGTAGGCTTGCAGTCGGAGCTTCCTTCGCCGTCCAAATGGTCCAGAGCCATCTGATTTTGGTCTCTTCGTATTTTATCGATTATTTCCCTCATAGATCTCACCTTTGTTTTTATTTATGTTTGAGATTCAGACTGATCCGAATGGTTTCCATATCGATGAATGGATCTCATCGCATGCCTCTTTCGCCAACTATCGGTGGCGGACCGAATTCCCTCCGGTAATGATCTTGTTGATCAAATCCGAGATCTGGCGGTGCGTTTCGGGATCGGGTGCGCTCTTGGCCACATTTTCATGTGCAGCCGCTGCGTCTTCCAGAACCCCGAGAATTTGAGCTTCAGTCAGGATTTTTTGATCATTTAGCGCCAAAAGAAGCGACTCGCAGATTGAAAGAGCAGCAATCCCTGCAATGAGTTGTGTCTCGCTCAAGTTGTAGTTCCTTCAAAAATGCGCAAAGAATTGGCGACTATTTATTTCCCTATCTTCCCAAACATTCGGATATGATGGACTGATCAAGATCAGCATCTTGAGTTGTTTCTCCCAGATGCCAAAAGGCGTGGTACTGCTATGAAGACTATTTTGAACACGCCAATCGCACTGAAACTAAGCGCTTGCATCGGGCTGTCAGAACACGAACTCGAGATTCTTGGGCAACTTCTCAAACCGAGCCGAAAAATTCGAGTTGGGCAGGATCTGGTGCAACAGGGCGAGACAAATCAGGCCGCCTTCATTTTGATGAGTGGCTGGGTGTGCTCCTACAAAATTCAGGCTGACGGAACCCGACAAATCGTTGACTTCCAGATACCTGGTGATTTTTTGGGTGTAAGAAGTGTTTTGTTTCATACGTCTGATCACAACATCGAGCCCATAACAGAAGTTGAAGTGTGTGAAATCTTGATACCTCGCCTTCTCGATACCTTTGCCCAACACCCACGGCTTGCCATGGCTTTGCTCTGGGCATTGTCCAGGGACGAGGCCATGGTGGTCGAGCATCTGGTCAATATTGGACGTCGCAATCCTGCAGAACGCATGGCCCATTTTCTTCTTGAGCTAGGAACCCGCCTTTCTCTTATCGGCGCTGGCAGCAAAGCAGGCTTTACCTGCCCGCTCACTCAGCCCCTCCTAGCCGATGCGCTGGGCCTGAGTGCCGTGCATGTCAATCGAGTCTTGAGACAGTTGCGAGAAGTCGGAATGGCGACTTTTCGCGACGGGCAGGTGGTCTTTGACAATTATGATCGCTTGGTCGCATTTGCTGATTTTGACTCATCTTACCTCGACCAGGCCGGCCCTCTGCTGACATAGACCAATCAGACTACTCGTTTCCATGCTTGGGCTTGCTCCGCGGCATTAACCTCGATCAGTGCGGCATTTTAAAAGGCTGATAGCTTGCACGGATGACCTCTGTCATTTCTTGCCAATTTAAATGAACAAACCTCTAGGCTTTGGAGGGATACCTCTCCGATCAGGGAAGAGCTATTCTGTGCCGAGCGCCTGGAGCATTGAATGCCCCTAGAATTGTAGACACCTTGTCCCCTAAAAGTGAGGCAAGGAGACTACGATGGCCAATTCCCATTTCGCAGAAGAATTCAAGATTGAAGCCGTCAAGCAAATCACAGAACGCGGCTATTCCGTTGCCGAGGTGTCCGAGCGCCTCGGTGTGAGCACATACTCGCTGTATGCATGGAAGAAGCGGTATGATCGGCCCCGTGCGGAGGCCAAGGCAAGCGATGTGCAGGCAGCCGAGATCAGAAGGTTGAAGCAGGAACTGGCCAGGGCTACCGAGGAGCGCGACATCTTAAAGACAGCAACGGCGGACTTCGCAAAAAACTGCCTCCCAGCACCTCGAGCCTAACTTGCTATCCATTCAATAAACACAAACCTTAGGACAGCGCCTCAGCGCCGAATAGCTGACGGACGGAACAGCCATGGTAAGATTGAAGATACAACACCTCACGATTTATCGATATGCAAGTAAAGTTGCACTTGGCCCGCACAGGTTGTTGTTGCGCCCCTGCGAAACACGAGATTTAAAGCTCATTTCATTCAATATTGAAATGACACCGCAAGCAAAAATCAGCTGGTCGCATGACGTTGCAGGAAACTCTATTGCAATGGCTGAGGTTTCATCGCCCACTGATTCTCTGTCTATTCACAGCTATTCTATCGTAGAGCTCACAGCTGCCACATGGCCTGTTTTCGAGATTGCCGCTTCTGCCATCAATTACCCTTTTCTATACTCCGATGACGATTGGGCAGATCTTGGTGCTCTTCTCAAGCCTCAGTTTGAGGACCCGGAAAACCGATTAGCAAACTGGATTGAAGGCTTCATCATGCAACGACCGACAGACACCCTGTCATTGCTCAGGGATATTTCAAACGGAATATTCTCACAAATCTCTTACAAGTCCAGGGATGCAGAAGGAACGCAGTCCCCCACCGAAACCTTAAACAACGCATCAGGCTCATGCCGCGACTTTGCGGTCCTTTTTGCGGAGGCCGTCAGAACGCTTGGCTTCGGCGCGCGAATTGTCTCAGGCTATCTATACAATCCTGATGAGCGCTATATCGGATCGACTGGCTCCGGGGCAACTCATGCATGGGTAGAGATCTATGTGCCGGGAGCAGGTTGGATACCTTTCGACCCCACAAACCGAACTGTTGGATCGAGTAATCTCATCCCCGTTGCAGTGGGGCGCGATATCCGGCAGATTGCACCGGTAACAGGCAGCTTTCATGGAACAGACCGTGATTTCACAGATATGTTCGTGAAAGTAACGGTCGAGAAAGAATCGTG belongs to uncultured Cohaesibacter sp. and includes:
- a CDS encoding Crp/Fnr family transcriptional regulator; translated protein: MKTILNTPIALKLSACIGLSEHELEILGQLLKPSRKIRVGQDLVQQGETNQAAFILMSGWVCSYKIQADGTRQIVDFQIPGDFLGVRSVLFHTSDHNIEPITEVEVCEILIPRLLDTFAQHPRLAMALLWALSRDEAMVVEHLVNIGRRNPAERMAHFLLELGTRLSLIGAGSKAGFTCPLTQPLLADALGLSAVHVNRVLRQLREVGMATFRDGQVVFDNYDRLVAFADFDSSYLDQAGPLLT
- a CDS encoding transglutaminase family protein — translated: MVRLKIQHLTIYRYASKVALGPHRLLLRPCETRDLKLISFNIEMTPQAKISWSHDVAGNSIAMAEVSSPTDSLSIHSYSIVELTAATWPVFEIAASAINYPFLYSDDDWADLGALLKPQFEDPENRLANWIEGFIMQRPTDTLSLLRDISNGIFSQISYKSRDAEGTQSPTETLNNASGSCRDFAVLFAEAVRTLGFGARIVSGYLYNPDERYIGSTGSGATHAWVEIYVPGAGWIPFDPTNRTVGSSNLIPVAVGRDIRQIAPVTGSFHGTDRDFTDMFVKVTVEKES